The sequence CGGCCCGGTAGATCGCCTGGGTGACGGCGAGCTTGGGGCCGATGAACCTCTCGCGGAAGGTCGTCGCGAAATCGGGGTCGGTGTGGGTGGCGGTCAGGACAGCGCCCATGACCTCGGCGGCGCGAGAGTTGGCGATCCCGGTGTGGCCGCAGAAGGTTTCGATGAGGTCGCCCCGCAGGGTGCCGGTCGCCGGGATCGCAGGGTTCGGCATGTCCTTCGCCTTGACCAGCGCGTCGATCACGAGAGCAGCCTTCGACTCCCAGCGGCGGTAGAGCGTGGCCTTGGACGCCTTCGCCTGCTTGGCGACCGCATCCATCGTGAGTCGGTCGTACCCGACCGCCACGAGGAGGTCGATGGTCGCCTCGAGGATCTCGTCCTCGCGATCGCCCTCGACCCTTGGTCGCTGTCGAACTTCCACCATGTGTGCCGCCTACTTGGTACGAAACCGTTTCGTTCCATCAGAGAGTACGAAACGGTTTCGTTTCATGTCAACAGGTCCTCGGCGAAATGTCGGTGGACCTTGGCAGAATGCCCCTGTGACCGCCGTTGAGGATGCCCGCCAGCGACACCGCTTGCTCAGCGAGGAGGTCGAGGACGCGCGTTACCGCTACTACGTCCTGGACAACCCGACCCTCGCCGACGCTGACTTCGACGTCCGCATGCGTGAGTTGGAGTCGCTCGAGGCGGAGTTCGCCGAGCTGCGTACGCCGGACTCGCCGACCCAGAAAGTCGGCGGCGCAGTCGCCACGGAATTCACCGCCGTGGACCACCTCCAGCGGATGGAGTCGCTCGACAACGCGTTCACCGAGGAGGAGTTGGCTGCCTGGCACGCCCGCGTCGAACGCGACACCGGTGCTGCACCCGCGCTGCTGTGCGAGCTCAAGGTCGACGGTCTTGCGATCAATCTGCTCTACGAGGACGGCCGTCTGGTCCGGGCTCTGACCCGCGGCGACGGCACCACCGGCGAGGACGTCACCCCGAACGTGATGACGATCGCGTCGATCCCGCACCGCCTGACCGCGACCGAGGAGTTCCCGGTCCCGGCGTTGGTCGAGGTCCGCGGTGAGGTGTTCCTCCCGTTGGTGGCCTTCGAGGCGCTCAACCTGTCACTGTCGGAAGCCGGCAAACCGATGTTCGCGAACCCGCGCAACTCGGCTGCGGGGTCGCTGCGGCAGAAGGATCCGCGGGTGACCGCGAGCCGCGCGCTCGACATGGTCTGTCATGGCATCGGTGCGCGCCGCGGGTTCGAGCCGACCGCCCAGTCGCAGGGCTATGCCGCGATGAAGGCCTGGGGCCTTCCGACGTCGAAGCGCTTCAAGGTCGTCCCCGATCTGGCGGCGGTGCAGGAGTTCATCGCCCACTACGGCGAGCACCGCCATGACGTCGAGCATGAGATCGACGGGGTCGTGGTCAAGGTCGACGAGGTTGCGCTGCAACGTCAGCTCGGGTCGACCTCGCGCGCTCCGCGCTGGGCGATTGCGTGGAAGTACCCGCCCGAGGAGGTCAACGCCCGGCTCCTCAACATCTATGTCAACACGGGCCGGACGGGTCGAGTGACACCGTTCGGCGTGATGGAGCCGACGAAGGTTGCCGGCTCCACCGTCGAGATGGCGACGCTGCACAACTCGTACGAGGTCAAGCGCAAGGACGTACGCCCCGGCGACACCGTGATCCTCCGGAAGGCGGGCGACGTGATCCCGGAGATCGTCGGGCCGGTGCTCGCGCTGCGCCCCGAGGGGCTGGCCGAGTGGGTGATGCCGACCGAGTGTCCGACGTGCCACACGCTGCTGGTCGAGCAGAAGGAGGGCGATCGCGACCTGCGGTGTCCCAACCACCAGTTCTGCCCTGCCCAGGTGCGGGAGCGGTTCAACCACGTCGGCAGTCGCGGAGCCTTCGACATCGAGGGGCTCGGCTGGGAGGCCGGCGTCGCTCTGCTCGATGCAGGAGTGGTGACCAACGAGGCGGACGTCTTCGATGTCACCGCTGAGGATCTCCTGCGCACGGAGCTCTTCACCCGCGAGCCGAAGAAGGACGAAGAGGGCCGACAACTCTCCGCGAACGGGGCAAAGCTCCTCGAGGGGATCCAGAAGGCGAAGGACACGCCGCTGTGGCGGGTCCTGGTCGCGTTGTCGATCCGCCATGTCGGGCCGACCGCGGCGCGTGGGCTGGCCACCGAGTTCGGTTCCATGGAGGCGGTTCGATCCGCGAGTGTGGAGGAGTTGGCCCAGACCGAGGGCGTCGGCCAGGTGATCGCGGAGTCCGTCCGGGAATGGTTCGCCGAGGACTGGCACGTCGACATCGTGGATCGCTGGGCCGCCTCGGGCGTACGCATGGCGGACCAGAAGGACGAATCGATCCCGCAGACCCTCGCTGGCCTGACGGTCGTGGTGACCGGCGGGTTGCACGGCTTCACCCGCGACTCGGTCAAGGAGGCGATCATCACCCACGGAGGGAAAGCCGCCAGTTCGGTGTCGAAGAACACCGATTACGTGGTGATCGGCGAGAACGCCGGTTCCAAGGCCGCCAAGGCAGAGGAGTTGGGCCGCCCGATCCTGGATGAGGAGGGCTTCGTACGCCTCCTTGAGGGCGGACCGGAAGCACTGTAACTCCGAGTTACAGTTTGCTAGGTTGGGTCGCATGACCTCGATCGAACCCAGCGCTCCCGTCCTCGTCACCGGCGGCAGCGGCTACGTCGCCAGCTGGATCGTCCGGTATCTGCTGGAGGACGGCCGGACGGTGCGTGCGACCGTACGCAACCCCGACAAGGCCTCCGGGTTGGAGCACCTGCACGCTCTGGCGCAGGAGCATCCGGGTCGCCTCACCCTGCACAAGGCTGACCTGCTCGAGGAGGGCAGTTACACCGAGGCCATGCAGGGCTGCGAATTGGTCATCCACACCGCTTCGCCCTTCCTGATCGGCAAGGTGAACGACCCCTACGAGGACCTCGTACGCCCCGCTCTGGAGGGCACGAAGAACGTCCTGGACTCGGTGGAGGCCACTGCCTCGGTGAAGCGGGTGGTCCTGACCAGTTCGGTGGTGGCGATCTACGGTGACGCCGTCGAGATGCGCGGCAAGGACGCGTTCACCGAGGCCGACTGGAACACCACGAGCTCGCTCAGGCACCAGCCGTACTCCTATTCCAAGACCGTCGCTGAGCAGGAGGCGTGGAAGCGTGCCGAAGCCCAGGACCGTTGGGATCTCGTCACGATCCACCCGGGTCTCGTGCTGGGCCCGGCGCTCACCAACGTCAGCGTCTCCGGCTCGATGGCGACCATGAAGATGTTCACCGACTACTCCCAGGCGACCGGCACCGCCCGGCTCGAGTTCGGCATCGTGGACGTACGCGACGTCGCCCGAGCTCACATCGCGGCCGGCTTCACGCCAGAGGCGCACGGGCGCTACCTCACCAACTCCGAGTCGCTGAGCATGCTCAAGATCAGCAAGACGCTGCGCAAGGCCTTCGGTTACCGACCGTCGTTCCCGCTGATCGAGGCGCCGAAGGCTGCGGTCATTCTGATCGCACCGCTCGCCGGCCAGACCCGGGAGTTCATGAGGAAGAACGCTGGTTACCCGCTGAGGTTCGACAACTCGCGGACCGTGAGCGAGTTGGGTGTTCAGTTCCGCCCCGCCCGGGAGTCGGTCGTGGAGCATTTCCAGCAGATGATCGACGACGGCCTCGTGAGAGGCTGACGACGTGGACAACAAACTGTTCATCATCGTGCTGGTTGCGGCTGCGGCCGTGATCGGCGCGGCCGGGCTGTCCCGCTACATCACCAATTTGAGGATCGGCGAGCGGATGGCTGCCCGCAAGGCCGCCCTCAGGATCGAGAACGCGACCGCGGATGACGCCCTGAGCGATCCACTGCTGCGTTCCCTCATCGCCTGCCCGCAGTGCGGGACCGCGGGCCAGTTCGACGTCCTGGACGGGAAGCAGTGTCGGTGCCACAACTGCGCCGCCATGTGGGACGTGGGCTGAGCGCCAACTACGCTTCCCTGCATGCCCGAACTTTCCCGTGACGAGGTGCGCCATCTGGCGGATCTCGCCCGGATCGACCTCAGTGATGCTGAGCTCGACCACCTGGCCCCGCAGTTGAACGTGATCCTCGAGGCCGTCGCCTCGATCCAGGGTGTAGCCGGCGACGATGTCGTCCCGACGTCGCACCCGATCCCGATGACGAACGTCTTCCGCGAGGACGTCGTGGAGCCATCGCTGACGCCTGAGCAGGCGCTGTCGGGTGCCCCGTCAGTCGATCAGCAGCGCTTCAGTGTGCCGCGCATCCTGGGGGAGGAGTGACCATGAGTTGGATCCATCGCACTGCCGCCGAGCAGGCTGCAGCTCTCGCCGCCGGCGAGGTCACCAGCGTCGAGTTGACCCAGGCTCACCTGGACCAGATCGCCGCCACCAACGACGACCTGAACTCGTACCTGCACGTCGACGCTGCCGGAGCTCTCGCCCAGGCGGCTGCCTCGGACGCGCGGCGCCTCAAGGGCGAGCCGCTGCACGAGTTGGACGGCGTCCCGATCGCGATCAAGGACGTCCTCGCCACGCACGGCCTGCCGACCACGGCCGGGTCGAAGATCCTCGAGGGTTGGGTCCCGCCGTACGACGGCACCGTCGTCGCCAGGATCAAGGCGGCAGGTCTGCCCATCCTCGGCAAGACCAACATGGACGAATTCGCCATGGGGTCGTCGAACGAGAACTCTGCGTACGGTCCGGTGAAGAACCCGTGGGACCACACCTGTATCCCGGGCGGTTCAGGTGGTGGTTCGGCTGCGGCTGTCGCCGCATTCCAGGCGCCACTGGCAATCGGCTCCGACACGGGCGGGTCCATCCGTCAGCCGGGTGCGATGACCGGCACGGTCGGCGTGAAGCCGACGTACGGCTCGGTGTCGCGCTACGGCGTGATCGCGCTGGCGAACTCACTGGACCAACTCGGCCCGGTGACCCGCACCGTGCTGGACTCCGCGCTGCTGCACGAGCTGATCGGTGGTCACGACCCGAAGGACTCGACGTCGGTGACCACGCCGGTCGTCGGTCTGGTCGAGGCTGCCCGGCAGGGCGCTGCCGGCGACCTGAGCGGTGTCCGCGTGGGCATCGTCAAGGAGCTCCAGGGTGATGCCTGGTCCGCACCGGTGGTCGAGCGTTTCAACGAGTCGATCGAGATCCTCAAGGGCCTCGGCGCCGAGGTCGTCGAGGTGAGCCTGCCGAACTTCGTGCACGCGATGGCGGCGTACTACTTGATCCTGCCGGCTGAGTGCTCGAGCAACCTCGCCAAGTTCGATGCCATGCGGTACGGCCTTCGTGTGACGCCTGAGGGCGACCCGAGCGCGGAGGACGTGATGAGGGCCTCGCGCGACGCCGGTTTCGGCGACGAGGTCAAGCGCCGCATCCTGATCGGGACGTACGCGTTGAGCAGCGGCTACTACGACGCGTACTACGGCCAGGCGCAGAAGATCCGGACCTTGATCATCGAGGACTTCAAGAAGGCGTTCGAATCTGTCGACGTGCTGGTGTCGCCGACGGCTCCGACGACCGCCTGGTCGATCGGGGAGAAGGCGGATGACCCGCTCGCCAACTACCTCCAGGATCTCGCCACCATCCCCGCCAACCTGGCGGGTGTACCCGGGATCTCCATCCCGTCCGGGCTGTCGGCCGACGACGGCCTGCCCACCGGGATCCAGTTCCTGGCACCGGTACTCGAGGACGCCCGCCTCTACCGCGTCGGTGCCGCTCTCGAGGCGGCCCTGACCAAGCAGTGGGGCGCCCCGATCACCGCCCCGGCGTACGCGAAGGAGGCGTAGATGGTTCTGAACAACACGGTGGCCGAGACCTTGGTTCCGTTCGAGAAGGTCCTCGAGACGTACGACCCGGCGATGGGCCTCGAGGTCCACGTCGAGCTCAACACGAACACCAAGATGTTCTGCGGTTGCCCGACCGGCTTCGGCGCCGAGCCCAACACGCAGGTCTGCCCGACGTGCCTCGGTCTCCCCGGCGCGATGCCGGCGGTGAACCGCAAGGCTGTCGAGTCAGCCATCCGGATCGGTCTGGCGCTGAACTGCGAGATCGCCGAGTGGTGCCGGTTCGCCCGGAAGAACTACTTCTACCCGGACATGCCGAAGAACTTCCAGACCTCCCAGTACGACGAGCCGATCGCCTTCAACGGCTATCTCGACGTCGAGGTCGAGGGCGAGACCGTACGCGTCGAGATCGAGCGGGCGCACATGGAGGAGGACACCGGCAAGTCGACCCACGTCGGTGGCGCGACCGGTCGCATCCACGGTGCCGACCACTCGCTGGTCGACTACAACCGTGCCGGCATCCCGCTCATCGAGATCGTCACCAAGCCGATCCTCGGCACCGCCGAGAAGGCACCGTTGGTCGCCAAGGCGTACGTCTCGGCGCTGCGCGACCTGATCGTCGCTCTCGGTGTCTCCGACGCACGCATGGACCAGGGCTCGATCCGCGCCGACGTGAACCTGTCGCTGGCGCCGAAGGGGTCCGGCACGCTGGGCACCAGGACCGAGACCAAGAACGTCAACAGCCTGCGCTCGGTCGAGCGTGCGGTCCGGTTCGAGATGTCCCGGCACGCCGGGATCCTCGACGCCGGCGGTGCGATCCTGCAGGAGACCCGTCACTTCCATGAGGACACCGCCACCACGTCGGCCGGACGCCCCAAGAGCGACGCCGAGGACTACCGATACTTCCCGGAGCCGGACCTGGTGCCGGTCGCCCCGAGTCGTGAGTGGGTCGAGGAACTCCGTGGGACTCTCCCGGAGCCGCCACCGGTACGCCGTGCCCGCCTGCAGGCGGAGTGGGGCTTCGCCGATCTGGAGATGCGTGATGTCGTCAACGCCGGTGCGACCGAGTTGATCGGGGCGACCGTCGCGGCTGGTGCTGCGCCGCAGGCTGCGCGCAAGTGGTGGACCGCCGAGATCGCTCGACGTGCCAACGAGACCGGCGTCGAACTGGCCGAGGTCGGCATCACCCCGACCCAGGTGGCCGAGGTGCAGGCGCTCGTCGATGCCCGGACGATCAACGACAAGCTCGCCCGTCAGGTCTTCGAGGGTCTGTACG comes from Nocardioides baekrokdamisoli and encodes:
- a CDS encoding TetR/AcrR family transcriptional regulator, with amino-acid sequence MVEVRQRPRVEGDREDEILEATIDLLVAVGYDRLTMDAVAKQAKASKATLYRRWESKAALVIDALVKAKDMPNPAIPATGTLRGDLIETFCGHTGIANSRAAEVMGAVLTATHTDPDFATTFRERFIGPKLAVTQAIYRAAVERGEVSPDIDLEIIGPALAAIVLHRSYLLGEVPTSELVTRVIDHVILPAATFGAPVQTR
- the ligA gene encoding NAD-dependent DNA ligase LigA, giving the protein MSTGPRRNVGGPWQNAPVTAVEDARQRHRLLSEEVEDARYRYYVLDNPTLADADFDVRMRELESLEAEFAELRTPDSPTQKVGGAVATEFTAVDHLQRMESLDNAFTEEELAAWHARVERDTGAAPALLCELKVDGLAINLLYEDGRLVRALTRGDGTTGEDVTPNVMTIASIPHRLTATEEFPVPALVEVRGEVFLPLVAFEALNLSLSEAGKPMFANPRNSAAGSLRQKDPRVTASRALDMVCHGIGARRGFEPTAQSQGYAAMKAWGLPTSKRFKVVPDLAAVQEFIAHYGEHRHDVEHEIDGVVVKVDEVALQRQLGSTSRAPRWAIAWKYPPEEVNARLLNIYVNTGRTGRVTPFGVMEPTKVAGSTVEMATLHNSYEVKRKDVRPGDTVILRKAGDVIPEIVGPVLALRPEGLAEWVMPTECPTCHTLLVEQKEGDRDLRCPNHQFCPAQVRERFNHVGSRGAFDIEGLGWEAGVALLDAGVVTNEADVFDVTAEDLLRTELFTREPKKDEEGRQLSANGAKLLEGIQKAKDTPLWRVLVALSIRHVGPTAARGLATEFGSMEAVRSASVEELAQTEGVGQVIAESVREWFAEDWHVDIVDRWAASGVRMADQKDESIPQTLAGLTVVVTGGLHGFTRDSVKEAIITHGGKAASSVSKNTDYVVIGENAGSKAAKAEELGRPILDEEGFVRLLEGGPEAL
- a CDS encoding NAD-dependent epimerase/dehydratase family protein, with the protein product MTSIEPSAPVLVTGGSGYVASWIVRYLLEDGRTVRATVRNPDKASGLEHLHALAQEHPGRLTLHKADLLEEGSYTEAMQGCELVIHTASPFLIGKVNDPYEDLVRPALEGTKNVLDSVEATASVKRVVLTSSVVAIYGDAVEMRGKDAFTEADWNTTSSLRHQPYSYSKTVAEQEAWKRAEAQDRWDLVTIHPGLVLGPALTNVSVSGSMATMKMFTDYSQATGTARLEFGIVDVRDVARAHIAAGFTPEAHGRYLTNSESLSMLKISKTLRKAFGYRPSFPLIEAPKAAVILIAPLAGQTREFMRKNAGYPLRFDNSRTVSELGVQFRPARESVVEHFQQMIDDGLVRG
- the gatC gene encoding Asp-tRNA(Asn)/Glu-tRNA(Gln) amidotransferase subunit GatC; amino-acid sequence: MPELSRDEVRHLADLARIDLSDAELDHLAPQLNVILEAVASIQGVAGDDVVPTSHPIPMTNVFREDVVEPSLTPEQALSGAPSVDQQRFSVPRILGEE
- the gatA gene encoding Asp-tRNA(Asn)/Glu-tRNA(Gln) amidotransferase subunit GatA translates to MSWIHRTAAEQAAALAAGEVTSVELTQAHLDQIAATNDDLNSYLHVDAAGALAQAAASDARRLKGEPLHELDGVPIAIKDVLATHGLPTTAGSKILEGWVPPYDGTVVARIKAAGLPILGKTNMDEFAMGSSNENSAYGPVKNPWDHTCIPGGSGGGSAAAVAAFQAPLAIGSDTGGSIRQPGAMTGTVGVKPTYGSVSRYGVIALANSLDQLGPVTRTVLDSALLHELIGGHDPKDSTSVTTPVVGLVEAARQGAAGDLSGVRVGIVKELQGDAWSAPVVERFNESIEILKGLGAEVVEVSLPNFVHAMAAYYLILPAECSSNLAKFDAMRYGLRVTPEGDPSAEDVMRASRDAGFGDEVKRRILIGTYALSSGYYDAYYGQAQKIRTLIIEDFKKAFESVDVLVSPTAPTTAWSIGEKADDPLANYLQDLATIPANLAGVPGISIPSGLSADDGLPTGIQFLAPVLEDARLYRVGAALEAALTKQWGAPITAPAYAKEA
- the gatB gene encoding Asp-tRNA(Asn)/Glu-tRNA(Gln) amidotransferase subunit GatB, which gives rise to MVLNNTVAETLVPFEKVLETYDPAMGLEVHVELNTNTKMFCGCPTGFGAEPNTQVCPTCLGLPGAMPAVNRKAVESAIRIGLALNCEIAEWCRFARKNYFYPDMPKNFQTSQYDEPIAFNGYLDVEVEGETVRVEIERAHMEEDTGKSTHVGGATGRIHGADHSLVDYNRAGIPLIEIVTKPILGTAEKAPLVAKAYVSALRDLIVALGVSDARMDQGSIRADVNLSLAPKGSGTLGTRTETKNVNSLRSVERAVRFEMSRHAGILDAGGAILQETRHFHEDTATTSAGRPKSDAEDYRYFPEPDLVPVAPSREWVEELRGTLPEPPPVRRARLQAEWGFADLEMRDVVNAGATELIGATVAAGAAPQAARKWWTAEIARRANETGVELAEVGITPTQVAEVQALVDARTINDKLARQVFEGLYAGEGTPAEIVEKRGLALVSDDGPLIAAIDDALAAQPDVAEKIRGGNLGAAGAIIGAVMKATRGQADAARVRELLLEKLA